The stretch of DNA ccagcccaacagaagaccagttcaactgaccagttgaaagcatcagtcagagtcaatcagttgcagatcaagacaagcttaataatggaatccagctaagcacgaaggtacaaaagctattgtactaccacagtacaataagagacgttgcatcagagcttaaagccaaaagttccggaaagatgtcgaggaacaaattcaaaatgcaacggacacattattgagtcttactgtacggtcagccaaacgcctataaatagaagctgaagttcagtgaagactaacactgagaaaaacgagaacagagaacaagggcacgcttattacatatcagcttgttagaagcaatcagcccagagggaacacttcattgtattatcagcttagattagaagcctttttccctcagtgtgtgagaacactttcgggtagtgttcattgatcagttctcacacacacacacacactcactcatcatctcagattccgtcttgcacacagacgtaaaacatgtgtatgtagtctttctcacatagacgttaaagaagtgttgactggaaggtgatgccttcagtttagaactaggagttcagttaggcagtgggtaagtcctaagctgggtgggtttgtacaaaggtttgtataaatcaaagtcttctagtgtatcctacccgaggaggtagaaggggtgacgtaggagcagttgaagtctccgaacatccataaacatatcttgtgttttgttttcagtctaactgtttaactgtgttgttcttaattgtttcatcagtccagctgatatcagttcagatctgtccataaccgaactgatataagctctaactgacttcttttcttcagttaaccagttgcacaagatatataaaattgatcagtttgttttcttaacgaaggattattttgagtgtcttccgcttagttgtttaaccaaactcgatctaattcatcggtgtatttattcttagaacacgagctattgcagctcattggtagATTAGTCAGAAGGGTCAACGACTGATGCACAGCTTCGTAACTGATGTTCAGTCGGGGCCCCCATAACCGATCCTGACAATTACTCTAGATATGCATACTTATttcttatccatgaaaaatcACAGACATTGGACGTTTTCAAGTCATTCAAGACTGAAGTTGAGAATCAACTCGACAAAAGAATTAAGAAAGTCAGATCTGATCGTGTTGGTGAATACTACGGTAGAAATGACGGTTCAGGGGAACAACGTCCAGGACCTTTTGCTCAATACCTAGAGGAATGTGGAATCGTCCCGCAGTACACCATGCCAGGCTCACCAAGCatgaatggtgtagctgaacgACGAAATAGGACTCTTAAGGATATGGTAAGGAGTATGATCAGTCATTCAACTTTACCAGAGTCACTCTGGGGAGAAGCATTAAAAACAGCAACTTACATTCTAAATAGAGTACCAACTAAAGCAGCTattaaaacaccttatgagcTTTGGACAGGGCGAAAGCCAAGtctaaaacattttcatatttggGGATGTCCAGCTGAGGCTAGACCATATCGACCATATGAAAAGAAACTGGACTCCAGAACAGTCAGTAGCTACTTTATTGGGTATTCTGAGCGATCAAGGGGCTATAAATTTTATGATCCCAAAGTAAAGAATATATTTGAGACGGGAACTGCAGTATTTTTTGAGGATATTGAGTTTGGGGGGAAGAATAAAGTAACAGACTTTGTGTTCGAGGAGGAATGTGTTCCAACTACTCTTCAAGAGGAAATAGTTCATATTCCTATGATTGATACTGATAATGTTGTAATTGATCAGGATGTGATACAAGAACAACAAGACATTGTCAATCAAGTCCCAATCGAACAAACTCAACAACCTCAAGAACCAGCGTCTGAAGAACAAGTGTCTTTACGGAGGTCCACTAGAGAAAGGAAGAGCGCTATTCCGGATGATTACATAGTGCTACTCCAAGAACATGAGGAAAATGATGGTATGGCTGAGAATGATCCAATCAACGTTCGTCAAGCCATGCAAGATTCAAATTCTCAAAAGTGGGCCGAAGCAATGAGTGAAGAGTATAAGTCAATGCAAGACAATAAAGTTTGGGAACTTGTCCCATTACCAGAAGGTGTGAAAcccattggttgtaagtggatcTTCAAAACCAAACGGGATTCAAAAGGTAATGTGGAAAGGTACAAAGCACGTCTTGTAGCTAAAGGCTATACTCAAAAGTATGGGATTGACTTTAAAGAGACCTTCTCTCCAGTTTCATCGAAGGACTCTTTTAGGACAATCATGGCACTTGTTGCACACTTTGATATGGAACTTCAttagatggatgtcaagacagcttTTCTCAATGGTGACATTGAGGAAACAATCTATATGGTGCAACCAGAACACTTTGTATTGGGAAATCCAAAGAATATGGTTTGCAAACTTAAGAAGTCCATCTATGGGTTAAAGCAAGCTTCTCGTCAATGGTACCACAAGTTTCATCAAGTAATTATCTCATTTGGTTTTGAGGTAAATGTAGTAGATGATTGTGTGTATCATAAGttcagtgggagtaaacatatATTTCTGGTCttatatgtggatgacattttGCTTGCCACAAACGATATAGGCATGTTGAACGATACCAAGAAATTTCTCTCTAGACATTTTGAAATGAAAGATCTTGGTAACGCCTCCTTTGTACTAGGAATCCAAATACATCGAGATCGTTCTCGAGGTATTCTTGGATTATCGCAAAAGAGCTATATCGATAAGGTACTTAAAAGATTTGGCATGCAAGATTGTAAGCCAGGTAATACCCCTGTTGCTAAAGGAGATAAGTTTAGCCTTAAACAGTGCCCTAAAGGAAGCCTCGAGATTCAAGAAATGCAAAAGATTCCCTATGCTTCGGCTGTAGGAAGtcttatgtatgctcaagtttGTACGCGTCCAGATATTGCGTATATTGTCGGAGTGTTGGGCAGATATTTAAGCAACCCAGGAATGGATCACTGGAAAGCAGCCAAAAGAGTAATGAGATATCTAAAGAGAACTTGTAATTACATGCTCACATATAAGAGGTCGAATAATCTTGAGATCATGGGATATTCGGACTCCGATTTCGCGGGATGCCAAGATAGCATGAGATCCACTTCAGGCTATGTATTTCTATTGGCTGGCGGAGCTATCTCTTGGAGAAGTGCCAAACAAGCACTAACAGCTTCTTCCACCATGGCGGCTGAATTTATAGCATGTTACGAGGCATCTAATCATGCAATATGGTTGAAGAATTTTGTCATTGGGCTGCGTATTCTAGAAGAGGTTGAAAGACCATTGAAATTGTTTTGTGACAATAGATCAGCTGTATTGTATTCCAACAATAATAGGAGCTCGACAAAAGCGAAGCACATCGACATCAAGTTCCTTGTTGTGAAAGAAAGAGTACAAAGTGGACAAATTTCGATAGAACACATAGGCACAAACTCCATGATAGCAGATCCTTTTACGAAAGGTTTGCCACCTAATGTTTTCCATGAGCACACCACTCATATGGGTGTTATTCAGTTTGATGAAGTCTAGATCTAGTGGGAGTTTGTACTATACATTTTATGTTTAGTTCTGTTGTTCAAACTTATGTATTTGGATATTTTCTGATCAGAAATAAAGTTCATTGTTTACTTTACACTTTGTCTAACTGAAGTTAAGGTTTTGATCTCACTTTGGTAAAGAAGGACCAGTTGAAAATTGACATGAATAGATCACCTTGCATGTAATTTTCATGCCACACATTCATGATTGATCTATGTCATTTGATTGTATTGATATGTGTGATCATTGATGGTTCAGTTGTGATAGATACAACAAAGACTGCATTGATCCTATGTCGATATAATTAATGGACGAGATTGTTTAAGAAGTCTTATTGTTGTGATGACAAAAGTTTTGAGCTCATTAAGTttaacacatttataagtttacACATATGGTccagtgggagattgttagaattTTGGGGCCATAAATGTAATTATAAATGTTTATATGCATCAATTAAATAAGTCATAAACTTCTGTGGTCTAATTTGGAATAAGAGTTGACTTGAGGACTTAAATGTCATGATATTTAAGTGTGGATACCATATATGATATTTCTGATTTGTTGAGGGACCAAATTAGAAATAGTGAAGTTTGTTTTAATTGTAAAATGGGTTATGGTCCCAATTTTGCAGAACAACGTATCGTTCTGTTTCCCATCAACAGAACTCTTTGGTTTTTGGAAGAAAACTGCAAGATTGAAGATCATCACCGAAAATCGACTGCAAACTCATGGATTCCGGTACGCTTCCGCAATTATGATTAATATATATGTTATTTCTTGAGAATTGAATAGTATTTGGGAATTGTGTGTTGAAATATGAAACCCAATTGATTTCTTCAAAACCCAAAATCCTCATCTCTTAACCCTTCCCCTCCTCCCGTTAGTGTTCTGCGTCCCGACTCCAGCAACCGATGCGTGATGTCCGGCCACCGGAGATTGGAGCGCAGTAGCTAGCAACCATAGTGTAAGGTAGTATTTATCTATTATCAATGAAATTTATATAATAAGGTTTACAGATGTAGTTATTTTTATAGGTGGTTCATTAATCTACGATGACATACACCgagatatatttaaaataaataaataaataaatatgactATTCCAGAAACGTTTTTAGGTTGCTAGATGATAAAGCTAATTTGAACAAAAACTTTTGGAATATGTGAACATTGATATTTTGGCAAATCAAGCCAAATATCGAGGTGAAGcttatgttttatttattattgttcCAAAAagaattattataattattcgtacaaaacatgcagattttttttaaagaaataaagcttatattttatttttaattgttttcaaaaagaattattatatttattccTATCAAAGATGCAGATGAATATTATAAGCGCCAAATCCCAAATCTCGCGCTCAATCCTCCCTTTTCTCTCCTTCAGCCGCGTGATAACTTTCTTTTCATCTACAATCCttccttaatttttttttacagtcAGAATTGTGAAAGATTTGTGCCACGGTTCAGATTTACACGACGCTTCCATCTCCGGTAAGTTCCAAATCCGTGGtacttgatttcattgatttgTAGGAGTCACGGTTTGTTGTGAATTGGGTCACATTTGTTGTGAATTCAAGTCAATTATCGATTGAACTGTGGAACACATGGTCATAGCTGAGTCACAATTGAATTGGGTCACGGTTTGTGGTGAATTGGGTCTCGGTTTCTTTTTTCCATTCTTGATTGGATTGTTCGATTTGGATCACAATTTTAGTGGTGACAACTCCTTCGGGCAGGTCAccgaaattattattttttcccaGTTTTTTTGTTGTGGGTATTTTGTGCTAAGTCACTGTAAATGTTCCAATCTAGTACGGGCATTTAAAACAATTGATGATAACTGTCATTTAGAATTTCTTGCTATCATGCTTTGGTATATTAATTAGGGGTTTGCCTGAGTTTGTAGGTTTCGTATAGCATAGACCTATGAGTGCTTGATTGTTTATTGTTTCCAATCAAACGTTAATTTACCTTAAAATGCAATCAAGTTATTGTTTCCAAACTTTAAAAAAGAGAAGGAGCGGAGAGCATCTTAGACCAAACTTTGGATTATTTCTGCTGATGTTCTTTGTTTCTTGAGTAAAATGTTCTAATTTTACTATCGCCTCATCACTATTTAACTAGACGGGAATATGCAGTAATAGCCTCTCATTTGTTCCTCGCATTTGAATTTTCGATTGTTAATCTTTTCCTGTATTTTTCTTGAAGGGTATTTGTATTGTGATGCAATTGCAGTACGTTCAAAGGAGATTGATACAAAATTCATATATCAACATCCCAATGGCTAATTGTTTAATCTgggactattttttttttttttgaaaaaaaatgatgaaattTGAATTACTTTACCATTATTAAACAATTCTTTTTGCTACAAAACAAGGCATCCTATTTGACTGGAGATAAGAAGTTGGCTCCTGTTTTTTCCCTTTGCCTTGAATTACTTTGCCAATATTAAAATATTCTTTTAATTTGAAGTCATATATTTGTATGTTAGAGTTCTGGTTATTTACGAAATGGATAAAGCATGGATTCATCTGCCTTCAAGGCTTGTACCCGAATATGAAGAAGGGGTTCAAAAATTTATCGCACAAACTAGGAACTATGCCAAAACACGAGAAGTAATCCTATGTCCTTGCAAACGTTGCAAAAATAAGAAGTATATGAAATTTGACGAAGTGTATGATCACGTAATTATTAATGGGTTCGATCCTTCTTAAACGATCTGGGTCTTCCATGGTGAAACTTATACTCCACAAGTTGTTGAAGAGAAAATGGTAATAAATCTATGATATCTTTGTTATTTGCAGAAAGTTAGAAAAATTTGTTATTTACTCAAAAAATATATCTTTGTTATATTTTTAAGAGAGAAATAGAAGAACGTACACCCGAATCTCTAAATACAACTAACATTGCCGATGATGCAATTAGCCTTGTATTTGACAAGGAAGCTCGAGGTAGAGTGCGTGGGATGGGCTTTGGAGTTACACCATCGAAAGTTGGTGCTTGTATTCAACAAAAAGGAACTATTAAACAACTTCAAAGTATGATGGATAACTTTCAACAAGAAATGCAAGAAATGAGGTCCATATTTCTCAGAAGTATGAGGCAACAAAATGATCAAGAACAGGTTAGTATTTAACCAATATTAGATGAAATAAGTTAAGTATGTACAATTAAATTCTTGGATTTACATTGTGACATTAATTGACATAATTTTTGTGTCAAAATTAGGTTGCTAGTGGTGGCATTAGTAGTCGCATTGAGAATGATATTGGCAGTAGTAGTGATATCAATGGTGCAAAAAAAATTGGTAATGTTAATAATATTATACAAAATGTAGCAATTGTTCAGGTAAATATCTTTAAATTGTATTACTTCTAAACCAAATTTGTTGCTTAAGTAAAATGAAATAATTAATAATCTTTTATTGTTTAATTATATGCAGACAAAATTTAAGAATGTGAATACCGAAAGTATCCATGATAATACTAAATGTAAGTTACTTCATTGGTGTGGTGATGAAGTTGTTGCAGAAGGTCGAGTTGCATCAACAGATCCAAAAGCAAAAGTGCATCACATTCCTCTTGGAGGGTCTTGCTGGAAAGTTTGGGTTGATAAAGTTTTGGTGGAGAAGGTAGACTTGATACGACCAAATGATGAAATGCTTTATCTCGACGATGCAATAGGTAGCACAGTCGCATGGATGTCTGAACTTATAGTTTTGTCTGACTGATATAGATTCTACTGATTGgaaatatttacattttttttggATAACAATCATGTTACTAAGTGAACTATTGttatgtttttaaatttttcttctcttaTTAGAAAATGAATAATAGACATTATTCCTCTTGGATGATCATGTTATGATAATTATTTGTGTTTAAATTTTTACGTTTCACTTTTATTTCATGATATTAATGAATTATTAACAAAACGATTTGCAAGTCGTGAATAAACCTTAATGAAACGTGTAGCACTCATCGTGAATAACTTAATACAAACACCTCAATAGAACGCATCTCGCATGTCATAAAAAATCTTAATACAAACCCCTCATGAGCAGCATatactttttgttgtgaataacTTTAACTGCAGCGTGCAAATTGCATGTTGTGAATGATCTGAATATAAACATCAATAACAGTGCACGTTGCCCGCCGTGAATAATACTAAATGCGTCGTGTATTGCGCGCCGTGGTAAACTACTAATGACAGCATGCATAGAACGCCACAAATAATACGAATCGCAGCGCGCATTGCACGCCGCCAAAATTATTATGTGCCGCGCGCGATACACGCCGTTGTTATCTTCGAACTTTCAACAGCTTATAGTTGTGCAGGGTGCATTGTACGCAGCGAATAGCATATATGGGCGCCGGGAAAACCCATATTTGTTGTAGTGACTcattatatatttatacaaaGTTGGGTCAAATCCTCACCTCAAATCTTATGTTTTTTTCGAGTTTTGAAATCAATTCAAGGTATCATTTCAATCAATCCCAATTTATAAATGCATCAGTATTCATTTTTGAGCTGACCTCGTCTTATTCTATTTGAACTCATAGTTTTGCCAGAAGCTTGCTTCACTTGCATCATTTCCTACTTATACTTAGCTGTGGTTTGGAACCAAaagaatattttaaatggttcgACATTGACAAGATTTATACTATCGCTTAAGAAAGAGCACCTCATGG from Primulina eburnea isolate SZY01 chromosome 6, ASM2296580v1, whole genome shotgun sequence encodes:
- the LOC140833312 gene encoding uncharacterized protein isoform X1 is translated as MGSILLKRSGSSMVKLILHKLLKRKCLVFDKEARGRVRGMGFGVTPSKVGACIQQKGTIKQLQSMMDNFQQEMQEMRSIFLRSMRQQNDQEQVASGGISSRIENDIGSSSDINGAKKIGNVNNIIQNVAIVQTKFKNVNTESIHDNTKCKLLHWCGDEVVAEGRVASTDPKAKVHHIPLGGSCWKVWVDKVLVEKVDLIRPNDEMLYLDDAIGSTVAWMSELIVLSD
- the LOC140833312 gene encoding uncharacterized protein isoform X2; this translates as MREIEERTPESLNTTNIADDAISLVFDKEARGRVRGMGFGVTPSKVGACIQQKGTIKQLQSMMDNFQQEMQEMRSIFLRSMRQQNDQEQVASGGISSRIENDIGSSSDINGAKKIGNVNNIIQNVAIVQTKFKNVNTESIHDNTKCKLLHWCGDEVVAEGRVASTDPKAKVHHIPLGGSCWKVWVDKVLVEKVDLIRPNDEMLYLDDAIGSTVAWMSELIVLSD
- the LOC140833312 gene encoding uncharacterized protein isoform X3, whose translation is MEARGRVRGMGFGVTPSKVGACIQQKGTIKQLQSMMDNFQQEMQEMRSIFLRSMRQQNDQEQVASGGISSRIENDIGSSSDINGAKKIGNVNNIIQNVAIVQTKFKNVNTESIHDNTKCKLLHWCGDEVVAEGRVASTDPKAKVHHIPLGGSCWKVWVDKVLVEKVDLIRPNDEMLYLDDAIGSTVAWMSELIVLSD
- the LOC140833312 gene encoding uncharacterized protein isoform X4, producing the protein MGFGVTPSKVGACIQQKGTIKQLQSMMDNFQQEMQEMRSIFLRSMRQQNDQEQVASGGISSRIENDIGSSSDINGAKKIGNVNNIIQNVAIVQTKFKNVNTESIHDNTKCKLLHWCGDEVVAEGRVASTDPKAKVHHIPLGGSCWKVWVDKVLVEKVDLIRPNDEMLYLDDAIGSTVAWMSELIVLSD